Proteins encoded within one genomic window of Phototrophicus methaneseepsis:
- a CDS encoding DUF4386 domain-containing protein: MSTHMIAQTSMHAEDRPVIATPMFYARLAGVLYLIITFAAIVAHMYVPSTLIVPNDAAATVANITASEGLFRMGGLGAELIVLLSEVILSIILYMLLKPVNNTLSLIATVSRLIMTTIHGINLLNYAFVLFIINGAAFGIEQSHALVSLFLDAHSFGFTVGIAFLIIHVFALGYLIYQSGYFPRVLGILFLIAGFGYLFDTVGLLFIESYTTTPDLIAMLISVAEIAFPVWLLVKGLNLQKWQQRMR; the protein is encoded by the coding sequence ATGAGTACCCATATGATCGCACAGACAAGCATGCACGCAGAAGACCGTCCCGTCATCGCAACCCCCATGTTCTACGCACGACTGGCAGGGGTGCTGTATCTCATCATTACCTTTGCCGCCATTGTTGCGCACATGTATGTGCCCTCGACCTTGATTGTCCCCAATGATGCGGCGGCAACTGTCGCGAATATCACAGCATCCGAAGGGCTGTTTCGTATGGGTGGCCTCGGCGCGGAACTCATCGTGCTCTTGAGTGAGGTTATCCTGTCAATCATCCTTTATATGCTATTAAAGCCCGTCAACAATACACTGTCCTTAATAGCAACCGTGTCCCGCTTGATCATGACGACAATTCATGGCATCAATCTGCTGAACTATGCTTTTGTTCTCTTCATCATCAATGGGGCTGCGTTTGGTATCGAACAGAGCCATGCGCTGGTGTCTCTCTTCCTGGATGCACACAGCTTCGGGTTCACAGTAGGGATTGCTTTCCTCATTATTCATGTCTTCGCACTCGGCTATCTAATCTACCAATCTGGTTATTTCCCACGGGTACTGGGCATCCTGTTTTTGATCGCCGGGTTTGGGTACTTGTTTGATACAGTGGGCCTACTGTTCATCGAGAGCTACACCACCACGCCGGACCTGATTGCAATGCTCATTTCAGTGGCGGAAATCGCCTTCCCGGTCTGGTTGCTGGTGAAAGGCCTCAACCTGCAAAAGTGGCAGCAGCGTATGCGCTAA
- a CDS encoding LacI family DNA-binding transcriptional regulator: MPVTIRQISEAAGVSVATVSRALNGSDHPVNAETQKRILEIAQKLGYHPNHIARSLRTDRSPIIGIICDDITSAFTTKIVRGVQDRLKEDGYFCVVINTDWDPASEQRAIQDLTGYLIEGIIFAETVHQSASDELKLNDKKCVFVHRLFPKGFPNSVIPDELYGSRLAVNHLIQLGHKRIGYLNGPEQFYSSEERFLGYKTMLEDSGIAFDPTLVANGDFGTEQGYVAASQLLDLPEPPTAIFAANDLMAIGTIYAAQDRGLRIPDDLALVGYDNQYISTISRPSLTTVSLPCFEMGRASAELLLALLNDEAADSQEIKVKGELLIRESCGAARDPQPAPRMPSRVDRLNLFRDQNNGKG; the protein is encoded by the coding sequence GTGCCAGTCACGATTCGCCAAATTTCTGAAGCAGCGGGGGTTTCTGTTGCAACGGTGTCACGTGCTTTAAATGGCAGTGACCACCCTGTAAACGCAGAAACTCAAAAGCGCATTTTGGAAATTGCGCAGAAATTAGGCTATCACCCCAATCACATTGCCCGCAGTCTGCGCACAGATCGCTCACCGATTATTGGGATCATCTGCGATGATATCACCAGTGCATTTACAACGAAGATTGTGCGTGGTGTTCAAGATCGGCTGAAAGAAGATGGTTACTTCTGTGTCGTCATCAACACAGATTGGGACCCTGCCAGCGAGCAACGAGCGATTCAAGACCTGACAGGTTATTTGATTGAGGGGATCATCTTTGCAGAAACAGTTCATCAATCTGCAAGTGACGAACTGAAGCTTAACGATAAAAAATGTGTCTTTGTACACCGCCTTTTCCCTAAGGGGTTCCCCAATTCCGTCATTCCAGATGAACTCTACGGCTCACGCCTTGCCGTGAACCACCTCATTCAATTGGGCCACAAGCGCATTGGTTATCTCAACGGCCCTGAACAATTTTACTCTTCAGAAGAGCGATTTCTCGGTTATAAAACCATGTTGGAAGACAGCGGAATTGCCTTTGATCCAACGCTTGTCGCGAATGGTGATTTCGGCACAGAGCAAGGCTATGTTGCTGCAAGCCAACTTCTTGATCTACCAGAACCCCCTACAGCCATCTTTGCGGCAAATGACCTGATGGCTATAGGCACAATCTATGCAGCTCAGGATAGAGGGCTGCGTATACCAGACGATCTTGCTCTCGTTGGGTACGATAATCAGTATATCTCCACGATTTCCCGGCCTTCTCTGACAACAGTCTCATTACCTTGCTTTGAAATGGGACGTGCATCCGCAGAGCTGCTGCTCGCATTGTTAAATGATGAAGCCGCAGACAGCCAGGAAATCAAAGTGAAAGGCGAGCTACTCATCCGTGAATCTTGTGGCGCAGCGAGAGACCCTCAACCAGCACCCAGGATGCCCTCAAGAGTAGATCGCTTGAATTTATTTAGAGATCAAAACAATGGGAAAGGATGA